Genomic DNA from Halomonas sp. BDJS001:
TAGATAGAGATTTCACGATCCGGCAGCGATGAGTCGATCTCGCTCCAGTTGGTGTAGGGGTTTTCAACCAGTTCGCCATCCACGGGTACCATGGCAGCGACGGCCATGAAGATCTGCTCACGGGTTAGGTCAAAAACGTCGTTGCTATTGGACTGGCCAAGTACGATACCGTCAGAACCGATTTTAGCCTCGGTGATATCGGTAACACCGTTCTCTTCACAACGCTCAAACTCAGAAACCTTCATACGGCGTGATGCGTTAGTAATGTCAGGCGTGCCTTCGCCAACACCATTACAGAACAGACGCAAACCGCCGCCAGAACCTGTTGATTCGATAACAGGTGTCGGATTACCAGTGGTGGCACCGAACTCTTCCGTTACGTAGCTGGCGAACGGGTAAACGGTACTGGAGCCTACGATACGGATTTGATCACGGGCTTGAGCAACACCGGCAACGCTCATTACTGCAGCCGCGATAACGGTGTTTTTTAGAATACGGTTCATGCGAAATACTCCTGTTCATGTAGGGATCTGGCCTTCGCAAGGCATACCTTGCACTGATTCCATGACAACTTCATGACAGCGAGCAAAACGCAGAAAAATTTTCGTTACATAGACGCAACCTGGCCTTACATCACCACAAAAGGCCTAGCGCTGCGAGGGAGCATAACGCCAGCGAGGCACCTTGCAGCAGTCGCCGGTCTAAACGATGGGCGACGGTATCTGCCAAGGCGTTACCTATTAATACTGCTGGCAGGAAGGTCAGCGCGATCTGGAAATGCCAAAGCTGAACCTGGCCAGCCAAAGCTAGGGTGATTAAGGTTAACAGAGAGGTCAAAATGAAAAAGGCGGCTAGATTGCCGCGCACACGGTCGGCAGGTAAACCGTGCATCAGCAACACGATGGGCGGGCCTCCAATAGCCGCAACGGTGCCAAAAATGCCAGAGAGTACGCCTGCGCCAAACAGCGTTATTCGGTTGACCGGCAATTGAAAGCGACACAAAGTAACAAGTACCGCAAACAGGACGATGACTGCGATCAGCTTTTCTAACACCACCATCGGCGCGGCGAGCAGTAGCCAGATGCCCAGCGCATTGCCGGGAAGGCGCCCCACTAACGCCATGCCAATGGCATCCAGGCGCACCTCGTGCCAATAGTGACGCACCATCATCAGTGAGACGGTAAAGCCAAACAGCACCAGAATGACAGGCACCAGGCGAGGCTCAAGCATCAACAGTAGCGGTGCGCCGATAATGGCCAAACCAAAGCCAGTGGCGCGCTGCACAAAAGCGCCCATTAACAGTACGGCGGAGCAAGCTAACCAAGTGCTCATTGGCATATTGACCCAAGCCAGCACGCTATCCATTCAACTTATCCATTCAAACTATCCATACGCCCTGTCCATAAGCCCTATTCATTTGAAAAACTATTCATCCGCAGCAGGTGCTTTAGTTAGTTTGCGTACACCGATATTGCCTAGCAACGCAGCGCCCAGCATGGTGAGTACCATTGGCCAAAGATGCTCTACCTCGAACAGACCTACCATCACTCCCGCGAACGCGCCGCAAGTAAACTGAATGCCACCCAGCAGCGCTGTGGCCGTGGCACTGATATGGCCAAAATGATCCAGTAACGACGAGATCGCGTTGGGCGTGATCAGCCCGATCATACCGGTAAACAGCATAACCAGCGGCACCACAATTGCTAGTGTCGCAATATCCAGGGCTGTGGCCGCGACTAACCCTAGCGCCGCTATCAGCTGTATAAGCAAACCCAAACGCAAATTCTGCTGGGGAGTGCGCTTGCGGAGCAGATGAATATTGACCCGGTTAGAGAGTGCAATCACCACCACGTTGACCCCAAACACCAGCGGATAGGTGCTTGGCGAAAGGCCAAAATAGTCAAGATAGAGAAATGGTGAAGCGGTTACGAACGCAAACAGGCCCGCAAAGGAGGCCGCTACCGCACAGATATAGCCCATGCCTTCACGGTGTTTAAGCACGCTGGCGTAGTTGCGGATGACTTGCCGCGGAGAAGCCGCAGGGAGCGACATATCGCGAGTTTCCGGTAACCGCGTTCCTAACAACCAGAGTAAAAAGCCTGCGTAAACGGCCAAGAACACAAAAATCAGCCACCAGCCGGCAACATGCAGCAGTAAACTACCCACCGCTGGCGCCACCAGCGGTGCCAGCATCATAATCATCGCCATGGTCGACATCACTTTGGCAGCTTCTCGCCCGCTAAAGCAGTCACGCACAATGGCCGCTGAGTTGACCACGCAGGCCCCGCCTCCCAGCGCCTGGATAAAACGCCAAGCCAGCAGCGTGGGCAAGCTATCCGCCATGGTAATGGCCAGGCTTGCCAGCATGAACACCACCAGACCGCCCAGCAGCACAGGTTTTCTGCCCACGCGATCCGAGAGC
This window encodes:
- a CDS encoding sulfite exporter TauE/SafE family protein, which translates into the protein MDSVLAWVNMPMSTWLACSAVLLMGAFVQRATGFGLAIIGAPLLLMLEPRLVPVILVLFGFTVSLMMVRHYWHEVRLDAIGMALVGRLPGNALGIWLLLAAPMVVLEKLIAVIVLFAVLVTLCRFQLPVNRITLFGAGVLSGIFGTVAAIGGPPIVLLMHGLPADRVRGNLAAFFILTSLLTLITLALAGQVQLWHFQIALTFLPAVLIGNALADTVAHRLDRRLLQGASLALCSLAALGLLW
- a CDS encoding Bcr/CflA family multidrug efflux MFS transporter, whose amino-acid sequence is MDLNPRRVALLVAANTALAPFAIDAYLPAMGIIAESIGASIHRTELSISVFLFGFALGQLCFGPLSDRVGRKPVLLGGLVVFMLASLAITMADSLPTLLAWRFIQALGGGACVVNSAAIVRDCFSGREAAKVMSTMAMIMMLAPLVAPAVGSLLLHVAGWWLIFVFLAVYAGFLLWLLGTRLPETRDMSLPAASPRQVIRNYASVLKHREGMGYICAVAASFAGLFAFVTASPFLYLDYFGLSPSTYPLVFGVNVVVIALSNRVNIHLLRKRTPQQNLRLGLLIQLIAALGLVAATALDIATLAIVVPLVMLFTGMIGLITPNAISSLLDHFGHISATATALLGGIQFTCGAFAGVMVGLFEVEHLWPMVLTMLGAALLGNIGVRKLTKAPAADE